One stretch of Rosistilla oblonga DNA includes these proteins:
- a CDS encoding DUF3124 domain-containing protein, producing MKDITEKAAGKMVRQIKLIVFLTVVLPIVALAIFVELRFASIKDDLHFREPGARDEARMDLDSLPWSPIQGQTLYVPAYSHIYQQGGDPRLLTVTLSARNTDQAHEIVITSVRYYDTAGNELRSLVEKPLRLAPLASTEFVIEQKDKSGGSGASFILEWKAGKPVTHPVVESVMIDTNNAQGISFVRSATVLEETRPDNGNSESEQPES from the coding sequence ATGAAGGACATCACTGAGAAAGCTGCGGGGAAAATGGTCCGGCAAATCAAGTTGATCGTGTTTTTGACGGTCGTGCTGCCGATCGTGGCGTTGGCGATATTTGTCGAGCTGCGGTTTGCTTCGATCAAAGACGATCTGCACTTCCGCGAGCCGGGAGCGCGCGACGAGGCGCGGATGGATTTGGATTCGCTGCCGTGGTCGCCGATCCAAGGCCAGACCCTCTACGTTCCCGCCTACTCGCATATCTATCAACAAGGGGGCGATCCGCGGTTGCTGACCGTGACGCTCTCCGCACGCAACACCGATCAGGCTCATGAGATCGTGATCACATCGGTGCGATATTACGACACCGCGGGAAACGAACTGCGGTCGCTGGTAGAAAAGCCGCTGCGTCTGGCTCCGCTGGCGTCGACCGAGTTTGTGATCGAGCAGAAGGATAAATCGGGCGGGAGCGGGGCGAGTTTCATCTTGGAATGGAAAGCGGGTAAGCCCGTCACACATCCTGTGGTCGAGAGCGTGATGATCGACACCAATAACGCTCAGGGGATCTCGTTTGTCCGGTCAGCCACGGTTTTG